In Streptomyces puniciscabiei, a single genomic region encodes these proteins:
- the hisB gene encoding imidazoleglycerol-phosphate dehydratase HisB: protein MSRVGRIERTTKETSVLVEIDLDGTGRTDIATGVGFYDHMLDQLGRHGLFDLTVKTDGDLHIDSHHTIEDTALALGAAFKQALGDKVGIYRFGNCTVPLDESLAQVTVDLSGRPYLVHTEPENMAPMIGEYDTTMTRHILESFVAQAQIALHVHVPYGRNAHHIVECQFKALARALRYASERDPRAAGILPSTKGAL from the coding sequence ATGAGCCGCGTTGGACGCATAGAGCGCACCACGAAGGAGACCTCGGTGCTCGTCGAGATCGATCTCGACGGCACCGGCCGGACCGACATCGCCACCGGCGTCGGCTTCTACGACCACATGCTCGACCAGCTCGGCCGGCACGGTCTGTTCGACCTGACCGTGAAGACCGACGGCGACCTGCACATCGACTCCCACCACACCATCGAGGACACCGCCCTCGCCCTCGGTGCCGCCTTCAAGCAGGCCCTCGGCGACAAGGTGGGCATCTACCGCTTCGGCAACTGCACGGTCCCGCTGGACGAGTCCCTCGCCCAGGTCACCGTCGACCTGTCCGGCCGCCCGTACCTCGTGCACACCGAGCCCGAGAACATGGCGCCGATGATCGGCGAGTACGACACCACGATGACCCGGCACATCCTGGAGTCCTTCGTCGCCCAGGCGCAGATCGCGCTGCACGTGCACGTGCCGTACGGGCGCAACGCGCACCACATCGTGGAGTGCCAGTTCAAGGCCCTCGCCCGGGCGCTGCGGTACGCCTCCGAGCGCGACCCGCGCGCGGCCGGCATCCTCCCCTCGACGAAGGGCGCGCTGTAA
- the hisH gene encoding imidazole glycerol phosphate synthase subunit HisH, whose amino-acid sequence MELTAAAKKVVVFDYGFGNVRSAERALARVGADVEITRDFDEAMNADGLLVPGVGAFAACMQGLRAARGDWVVDRRLSGGRPVMGICVGMQILFARGIEHGVEAEGLDEWPGTVAPLEADVVPHMGWNTVDAPADSELFAGLDADARFYFVHSYAVHDWQLESHNPVISAPKVTWSTHGKPFVAAVENGALWATQFHPEKSGDAGAQLLTNWIGTL is encoded by the coding sequence GTGGAATTGACCGCCGCTGCGAAGAAGGTCGTCGTCTTCGACTACGGCTTCGGAAACGTCCGTTCCGCCGAGCGCGCCCTCGCGCGCGTGGGCGCGGATGTGGAGATCACCCGTGACTTCGACGAGGCGATGAACGCCGACGGTCTGCTGGTTCCGGGCGTGGGCGCCTTCGCGGCCTGTATGCAGGGCCTGCGCGCGGCGCGCGGTGACTGGGTGGTCGACCGCCGGCTGTCCGGCGGACGTCCGGTGATGGGCATCTGCGTCGGCATGCAGATCCTGTTCGCGCGCGGCATCGAGCACGGCGTGGAGGCCGAGGGCCTGGACGAGTGGCCCGGCACGGTCGCGCCCCTCGAGGCCGACGTCGTGCCCCACATGGGCTGGAACACCGTCGACGCCCCCGCCGACTCGGAGCTGTTCGCCGGCCTGGACGCCGACGCCCGCTTCTACTTCGTGCACTCCTACGCCGTCCACGACTGGCAGCTGGAGTCGCACAACCCGGTGATCTCGGCCCCCAAGGTGACCTGGTCGACGCACGGCAAGCCGTTCGTGGCCGCCGTGGAGAACGGCGCCCTGTGGGCCACGCAGTTCCACCCCGAGAAGTCCGGCGACGCCGGCGCCCAGCTCCTCACCAACTGGATCGGAACCCTGTAG
- a CDS encoding histidinol-phosphate transaminase — protein MSDVRIDDLPVRDELRGKSPYGAPQLDVPVRLNTNENPYPLPEPLVERITERVREAARDLNRYPDRDAVQLRTELAKYLTRTGKYPLGIENVWAANGSNEVIQQLLQTFGGPGRTAIGFEPSYSMHALIARGTGTGWISGPRNEDFTIDLAAAERAIAEHKPDVVFITTPNNPTGNAVPPETVLALFEAAQAAKPSMVIVDEAYIEFSHGHSLLPLLEGRPNLVVSRTMSKAFGAAGLRLGYLAADPAVVDAVQLVRLPYHLSAITQATALAALEHTDTLLGYVEQLKAERDRLVAELRAIGYEVTESDANFVQFGRFADAHTVWQKILDRGVLVRDNGVPGWLRVSAGTPQENDAFLDAVREVKKELEA, from the coding sequence GTGAGCGACGTGCGGATCGACGATCTTCCCGTACGGGACGAGCTGCGTGGCAAGTCCCCTTATGGCGCGCCCCAGTTGGACGTCCCCGTACGGCTGAACACCAACGAGAACCCCTACCCGCTGCCCGAACCGCTGGTCGAGCGGATCACGGAGCGGGTGCGGGAGGCCGCCCGCGACCTGAACCGCTACCCCGACCGGGACGCGGTCCAGCTGCGCACCGAGCTGGCCAAGTACCTGACGAGGACGGGCAAGTACCCGCTCGGCATCGAGAACGTGTGGGCCGCCAACGGCTCCAACGAGGTCATCCAGCAGCTGCTGCAGACCTTCGGCGGGCCGGGCCGTACGGCGATCGGCTTCGAGCCGTCGTACTCGATGCACGCGCTCATCGCGCGCGGCACCGGCACGGGCTGGATCTCCGGGCCCCGCAACGAGGACTTCACCATCGACCTCGCGGCGGCCGAGCGGGCGATCGCCGAGCACAAGCCGGACGTCGTCTTCATCACCACCCCCAACAACCCCACGGGCAACGCGGTCCCGCCGGAGACGGTCCTCGCGCTGTTCGAGGCGGCGCAGGCGGCCAAGCCGTCGATGGTGATCGTGGACGAGGCGTACATCGAGTTCAGCCACGGCCACTCGCTGCTGCCGCTGCTGGAAGGCCGCCCGAACCTGGTCGTCTCCCGCACGATGTCCAAGGCGTTCGGCGCGGCGGGCCTGCGCCTCGGCTACCTCGCCGCCGACCCGGCGGTCGTGGACGCCGTCCAGCTCGTCCGGCTGCCGTACCACCTGTCGGCGATCACCCAGGCGACCGCGCTGGCCGCCCTGGAGCACACCGACACGCTGCTGGGGTACGTCGAGCAGCTGAAGGCGGAGCGGGACCGGCTCGTCGCCGAGCTGCGCGCGATCGGCTACGAGGTCACCGAGTCCGACGCGAACTTCGTACAGTTCGGCCGGTTCGCGGACGCCCACACCGTCTGGCAGAAGATCCTCGACCGGGGCGTGCTGGTCCGGGACAACGGCGTACCGGGGTGGCTGCGGGTGTCCGCCGGAACCCCGCAGGAGAACGACGCGTTCCTCGACGCGGTCCGTGAAGTGAAGAAGGAGCTTGAGGCATGA
- the priA gene encoding bifunctional 1-(5-phosphoribosyl)-5-((5-phosphoribosylamino)methylideneamino)imidazole-4-carboxamide isomerase/phosphoribosylanthranilate isomerase PriA — MAKLELLPAVDVRDGQAVRLVHGESGTETSYGSPLEAALAWQRSGAEWLHLVDLDAAFGTGDNRELIAEVARAMDIKVELSGGIRDDASLAAALATGCTRVNLGTAALETPEWVAKVIAEHGDKIAVGLDVRGTTLRGRGWTRDGGDLYETLERLNKEGCARYVVTDIAKDGTLQGPNLQLLKNVCAATDRPVVASGGVSSLDDLRAIAELVPLGVEGSIVGKALYAKAFTLEEALEAVSS; from the coding sequence ATGGCCAAGCTCGAACTCCTCCCCGCCGTCGACGTCCGCGACGGCCAGGCCGTCCGCCTCGTGCACGGCGAGTCCGGCACGGAGACCTCGTACGGCTCCCCGCTGGAGGCCGCCCTCGCCTGGCAGCGCTCCGGCGCCGAGTGGCTGCACCTGGTCGACCTGGACGCGGCCTTCGGCACCGGCGACAACCGTGAGCTGATCGCCGAGGTCGCCAGGGCGATGGACATCAAGGTGGAACTGTCCGGCGGCATCCGTGACGACGCCTCGCTGGCCGCCGCCCTGGCCACCGGCTGCACGCGCGTGAACCTCGGCACGGCCGCCCTGGAGACCCCGGAGTGGGTCGCCAAGGTGATCGCCGAGCACGGCGACAAGATCGCGGTCGGCCTGGACGTGCGCGGCACCACCCTGCGCGGCCGGGGCTGGACCCGCGACGGCGGCGACCTCTACGAGACGCTGGAGCGCCTCAACAAGGAGGGCTGCGCCCGCTACGTCGTCACCGACATCGCCAAGGACGGCACGCTGCAGGGCCCGAACCTTCAGCTGCTGAAGAACGTCTGCGCGGCCACCGACCGCCCGGTCGTGGCCTCCGGCGGCGTGTCGTCCCTGGACGACCTCCGTGCCATCGCCGAGCTGGTACCCCTCGGTGTCGAGGGCTCCATCGTCGGGAAGGCCCTGTACGCGAAGGCGTTCACCCTGGAAGAGGCCTTGGAGGCTGTGTCGTCATGA